One window of the Triticum dicoccoides isolate Atlit2015 ecotype Zavitan chromosome 3B, WEW_v2.0, whole genome shotgun sequence genome contains the following:
- the LOC119274983 gene encoding protein BREAST CANCER SUSCEPTIBILITY 2 homolog B-like isoform X3, with amino-acid sequence MADLFVQARNTLLEGDGMSGATVDAGEGQLFCTGSGRSVSVSERAIRRARALVGEGVEKAGNKRKQPFDDVPGAEGESREMDAPFRGGVHNTTVPPVFQTGSGKAVLLGKDSIQKARAILGEQPFDHVPDAEGELSEMDAPFRGGVYNTTMPPVFQTGSGKAVLLGKDSIQKARVLLEDVDSAAGAVQPMFRTGMGRPVPVSRTSIDKARAVLEGQTVAEKGVDGMEQFPLFQTGSGRVVSVSAASVQKAKSVLKDNNTSEENTESFGRPNQPMMFQTGLGRPAMISERSIERSRAVANEGDAEKSGHWDTDCQFPMFQTGLGKPVAVSWSSVQKAKSVLEEEKNKTTGRGESSDCATTLQTETPTSVLMSSSLIMNSRSVTPKEDSAMQVTRTEKNHKDDDHVPLFQTGLGRSIAISKSSLKRASAVLEPRNIAKELEDEAHLDGAHDTPVFRTGLGRSILASENSRKELPILEAEEAVKSVNNYNGETFVEEATFQAGIQKFVPQNRISSHKANMLLEQRNFMEKGYQDSGSQLPMFRTGSGKSVLISESSVQKARAVLEEQGINKDNHKLLNMDKKIPVFASPLKTSCARTVNISSVGVSRAATLLGLEGNTLSTQFFGHVGDKLGTKINFEQENPEQRLGLASYPTENQVHKEPHRPFELSNNTVSDSGEHSIRFSTAGGRSMAISSYALERAKSLLGESDLVVSTNNLVSYPLGSACNDKMQNSTVAPKEGGSDLSKRRRVSGRTELATFSHQAMSDRKDTGSLGNAVSDIHPTSENTNRFHVGSRSTSEIPKIVKPSSRCLSETDNTNDTKDKTRQLHMPAGALVDISNFMGSYSGNIDHVVNEKRRIGGRNSASSFKRPRSSRFITPISTNRQSSAGVPKLPPTQITSCRTKLSAYYPFQHKRKIWKEYFGGPPCFNCLAEHIIDEVKLMDAKGAEKYKFHNMNTGAEEFQKLLIACGASLTYATKEWVNNHYKWIVWKLASLERCYPTKAAGKFLTVANVLDELKYRYDREVNNGHRSAIKKILEGNALPSLMMVLCISAIYSHPDVNKLEAVGTDGNENSIENKSLLAAKRNMPAHIELTDGWYALEASLDVALSEQLQKRKLFIGQKLRIWGASLCGWTGPVSFHEASGTVKLMVHVNGSYRARWDDPLGFCKHVGPPLAFKCIKASGGRVPRTLVGVARIYPVLYKERLPDGSSIVRSERMERKALQLYHQRVSKIAEDIMSEQDENCASTDDSEEGAKICKMLEQAAEPEVMMAGLTSEQMISFSSYQAKQKEARQNEVAKKVESALEVAGLSSRDVTPFLKVRVTSLAHKISATNTIKKEGLITIWNPTEKQKADLVEGQVYIATGLLPSAHCTNILYLHARGSSTMWKPLASAQAADFQPFFTPRKAVELSLIGEVPLASEFDIAGVVLHVGDVYLCSNQKRQWLFLTDGSKFISASQSTEQDDCLLAVSFSCSSASDDGAFFSYALSGNTVGFSNLVKRQKDQTRRIWVAEATQSSTYTLSHEISKKSHLKEAAACAEKWASSSFDKIQQLKERVLCIIGDSGG; translated from the exons ATGGCCGACCTCTTCGTGCAAG CGCGGAACACGCTGCTCGAAGGTGATGGGATGTCCGGAGCAACTGTCGATGCAGGAGAGGGTCAGCTGTTCTGCACTGGATCGGGGAGGTCAGTGTCTGTCAGCGAGAGGGCTATAAGGAGGGCCAGGGCGTTGGTCGGGGAGGGGGTGGAGAAGGCTGGTAACAAGAGAA AGCAACCTTTTGACGACGTACCTGGTGCAGAGGGCGAATCGAGAGAAATGGACGCCCCATTTAGAG GTGGAGTGCATAACACTACCGTGCCCCCAGTGTTCCAAACTGGATCCGGAAAAGCGGTTTTGCTGGGCAAGGACTCGATCCAGAAGGCAAGAGCTATTTTAGGAG AGCAACCGTTTGACCATGTACCTGATGCAGAGGGCGAATTGAGTGAAATGGACGCCCCATTTAGAG GTGGAGTGTATAACACTACCATGCCCCCAGTGTTCCAAACTGGATCAGGAAAAGCGGTCTTACTGGGCAAGGACTCAATCCAGAAGGCAAGAGTTCTTTTAGAAG ATGTTGATAGTGCTGCTGGTGCCGTACAACCAATGTTCCGTACTGGAATGGGTAGGCCGGTTCCTGTGAGCCGGACCTCTATTGATAAGGCAAGAGCTGTTTTGGAGGGACAAACAGTTGCAGAAAAAG GTGTGGACGGCATGGAACAGTTTCCATTGTTCCAAACTGGTTCAGGAAGAGTTGTCTCAGTCAGTGCGGCATCTGTTCAGAAAGCTAAGTCTGTTTTGAAGGATAATAATACAAGCGAGG AAAATACAGAGAGTTTTGGTAGGCCTAACCAGCCTATGATGTTCCAAACTGGTTTAGGAAGACCAGCCATGATCAGCGAAAGATCCATTGAGAGATCTAGAGCTGTGGCGAATGAGGGAGATGCGGAAAAGAGCG GACACTGGGATACTGATTGCCAGTTCCCAATGTTCCAAACAGGATTAGGGAAGCCTGTTGCTGTGAGCTGGAGCTCAGTTCAGAAGGCAAAGTCAGTATTggaggaagaaaaaaataaaacaactG GACGTGGAGAAAGCAGTGATTGTGCCACAACTCTTCAGACTGAAACACCAACGTCTGTTTTGATGAGTAGCAGTTTGATCATGAATAGTAGAAGTGTTACACCGAAGGAAGATAGTGCAATGCAAG TCACTCGAACAGAGAAAAATCACAAGGATGATGACCACGTGCCATTGTTTCAAACTGGACTAGGGAGGTCAATTGCTATAAGTAAGAGCTCACTTAAGAGGGCATCTGCAGTTCTGGAGCCAAGGAATATTGCAAAGGAATTGGAAG ATGAAGCTCATTTAGATGGTGCCCATGACACTCCAGTGTTCAGAACTGGATTAGGAAGGTCTATCTTAGCAAGTGAGAACTCTAGAAAGGAATTGCCTATCTTAGAGGCTGAAGAAGCAGTAAAAAGTG TAAACAATTACAACGGGGAAACCTTTGTTGAAGAGGCAACGTTCCAAGCTGGAATACAAAAGTTTGTACCCCAAAATAGAATTTCAAGCCATAAGGCCAATATGCTTTTGGAGCAACGAAACTTCATGGAGAAAG GATACCAAGACTCTGGAAGTCAACTGCCAATGTTTCGAACCGGATCTGGAAAGTCGGTCTTGATTAGTGAAAGCTCAGTACAGAAAGCAAGGGCTGTTCTGGAGGAACAAGGCATAAACAAAG ATAATCATAAGCTCCTTAACATGGACAAAAAAATTCCTGTGTTTGCGTCACCTCTCAAGACAAGCTGTGCAAGAACAGTAAATATATCTTCAGTTGGCGTGTCTCGAGCTGCTACTTTGTTGGGCTTGGAGGGGAATACCCTATCGACACAATTTTTTGGACATGTGGGGGATAAGCTGGGCACAAAAATAAATTTTGAGCAGGAAAATCCAGAACAGAGGCTTGGTCTTGCATCTTATCCAACAGAAAACCAAGTGCACAAGGAACCACACCGGCCATTTGAGCTTTCTAATAACACAGTTTCTGATTCTGGTGAGCATTCTATCAGATTCAGTACCGCCGGAGGCAGATCAATGGCTATTTCTAGTTATGCACTTGAACGCGCAAAAAGCCTTCTGGGTGAATCAGATCTCGTGGTTTCAACAAATAATTTAGTAAGCTACCCTTTGGGATCTGCTTGTAATGATAAGATGCAAAATTCAACTGTTGCGCCAAAAGAAGGCGGATCTGATTTATCAAAAAGAAGAAGGGTCAGTGGAAGAACCGAACTTGCAACATTTTCCCACCAGGCAATGTCTGATAGGAAGGACACTGGATCCTTGGGAAATGCTGTATCTGATATCCATCCGACTAGTGAAAACACCAATAGGTTTCATGTTGGGAGTCGTTCAACCAGTGAAATTCCAAAGATCGTGAAACCTTCTTCCAGGTGTTTATCTGAAACTGACAACACAAATGACACTAAAGATAAGACCCGACAACTCCATATGCCAGCTGGAGCGTTGGTTGACATCAGTAACTTCATGGGTTCATATTCTGGAAATATTGACCATGTTGTTAATGAGAAGAGAAGAATTGGGGGAAGAAACTCCGCATCTTCCTTTAAACGGCCCCGCTCTTCCAG GTTCATCACGCCTATAAGCACCAACAGACAGTCCTCTGCTG GAGTACCCAAACTACCACCAACTCAGATCACTTCCTGTCGAACAAAGCTGTCTGCATATTATCCTTTTCAACATAAAAGGAAAATTTGGAAAGAGTATTTCGGTGGTCCTCCCTGCTTCAATTGTTTG GCGGAACATATAATAGATGAAGTGAAGCTCATGGATGCAAAAGGAGCTGAGAAGTACAAGTTTCACAATATGAATACTGGTGCTGAAGAATTTCAGAAGTTGCTGATTGCCTGTGGGGCTTCATTGACATATGCAACTAAAGA ATGGGTGAACAATCACTATAAATGGATCGTATGGAAACTTGCTTCACTTGAGAGATGCTATCCAACTAAAGCTGCTGGCAAATTCTTGACAGTTGCTAATGTTTTAGACGAGCTGAAGTACAG GTATGACAGAGAAGTGAACAATGGCCATCGATCAGCCATAAAGAAAATTTTAGAAGGAAATGCTTTGCCATCTTTGATGATGGTGCTGTGCATTTCAGCTATTTATTCCCATCCTGATGTAAATAAGTTAGAGGCTGTCGGGACAGATGGAAATGAAAACAGTATCGAAAATAAAAGTTTGTTAGCTGCTAAAAGAAACATGCCTGCACACATTGAATTAACTGATGGATG GTATGCACTAGAAGCGTCATTAGACGTGGCACTTTCAGAACAACTACAGAAAAGAAAGCTTTTTATAGGACAAAAGCTTCGG ATATGGGGAGCTTCTTTGTGTGGTTGGACTGGGCCTGTGTCATTTCATGAG GCATCTGGCACCGTCAAATTGATGGTCCATGTGAATGGCAGTTATCGTGCAAGATGGGATGATCCTTTGGGATTCT GCAAGCATGTTGGACCCCCACTGGCATTCAAGTGCATAAAAGCTTCTGGTGGCCGAGTCCCTAGGACACTGGTAGGAGTTGCAAGAATATATCCTGTTTTGTACAAGGAGAG GTTGCCTGATGGTAGTTCTATTGTGAGATCTGAAAGGATGGAAAGAAAGGCGCTACAACTGTATCACCAGAG AGTATCTAAGATCGCAGAAGACATTATGTCTGAACAAGATGAAAACTGTGCCAGCACTGATGACAGCGAGGAAGGGGCGAAAATTTGCAAAATGTTAGAGCAGGCGGCTGAGCCTGAAGTTATGATGGCTGGCTTGACCTCAGAGCAGATGATATCTTTCTCATCTTATCAAGCAAAGCAAAAG GAAGCTAGGCAAAACGAAGTAGCTAAGAAGGTGGAAAGTGCTCTGGAAGTTGCTGGCCTTAGTTCAAGAGATGTTACGCCATTTTTGAAAGTGAGGGTGACGAGCCTTGCTCACAAAATCTCTGCTACAAATACCATCAAAAAGGAAGGGCTAATAACAATTTGGAACCCTACTGAGAAGCAG AAAGCTGACCTGGTGGAGGGACAAGTCTACATCGCCACAGGATTGCTGCCTTCTGCCCACTGTACGAATATTCTTTACTTGCATGCTAGAGGATCATCTACAATGTGGAAGCCATTAGCATCGGCACAGGCTGCAGATTTTCA ACCATTTTTTACCCCACGTAAGGCGGTTGAGCTGTCATTGATTGGTGAGGTACCACTTGCAAG TGAATTTGACATTGCAGGTGTTGTTTTGCATGTCGGCGATGTTTACTTATGCAGCAACCAGAAAAGGCAGTGGCTCTTTTTGACAGATGGATCTAAATTTATCTCGGCATCGCAGTCCACAGAGCAAGATGATTGTCTTCTAGCAGTTAGCTTTTCTTGCTCATCTGCCAGCGATGATGGTGCCTTTTTCAGTTATGCCCTTTCTGGAAATACA GTTGGTTTCAGTAACTTGGTCAAGCGACAGAAGGACCAGACAAGGCGCATATGGGTAGCCGAGGCAACACAGAGCTCTACATACACTCTTTCCCATGAGATATCAAAAAAATCGCATCTTAAGGAAGCTGCAGCATGTGCTGAGAAATGGGCTTCAAGTTCTTTTGAT AAAATCCAGCAGCTAAAGGAAAGAGTTTTATGCATAATTGGTGATAGCGGTGGCTGA
- the LOC119274983 gene encoding protein BREAST CANCER SUSCEPTIBILITY 2 homolog B-like isoform X2 has protein sequence MADLFVQARNTLLEGDGMSGATVDAGEGQLFCTGSGRSVSVSERAIRRARALVGEGVEKAGNKRKQPFDDVPGAEGESREMDAPFRGGVHNTTVPPVFQTGSGKAVLLGKDSIQKARAILGEQPFDHVPDAEGELSEMDAPFRGGVYNTTMPPVFQTGSGKAVLLGKDSIQKARVLLEDVDSAAGAVQPMFRTGMGRPVPVSRTSIDKARAVLEGQTVAEKGVDGMEQFPLFQTGSGRVVSVSAASVQKAKSVLKDNNTSEESFGRPNQPMMFQTGLGRPAMISERSIERSRAVANEGDAEKSGHWDTDCQFPMFQTGLGKPVAVSWSSVQKAKSVLEEEKNKTTGRGESSDCATTLQTETPTSVLMSSSLIMNSRSVTPKEDSAMQVTRTEKNHKDDDHVPLFQTGLGRSIAISKSSLKRASAVLEPRNIAKELEDEAHLDGAHDTPVFRTGLGRSILASENSRKELPILEAEEAVKSVNNYNGETFVEEATFQAGIQKFVPQNRISSHKANMLLEQRNFMEKGYQDSGSQLPMFRTGSGKSVLISESSVQKARAVLEEQGINKDNHKLLNMDKKIPVFASPLKTSCARTVNISSVGVSRAATLLGLEGNTLSTQFFGHVGDKLGTKINFEQENPEQRLGLASYPTENQVHKEPHRPFELSNNTVSDSGEHSIRFSTAGGRSMAISSYALERAKSLLGESDLVVSTNNLVSYPLGSACNDKMQNSTVAPKEGGSDLSKRRRVSGRTELATFSHQAMSDRKDTGSLGNAVSDIHPTSENTNRFHVGSRSTSEIPKIVKPSSRCLSETDNTNDTKDKTRQLHMPAGALVDISNFMGSYSGNIDHVVNEKRRIGGRNSASSFKRPRSSRFITPISTNRQSSAGVPKLPPTQITSCRTKLSAYYPFQHKRKIWKEYFGGPPCFNCLAEHIIDEVKLMDAKGAEKYKFHNMNTGAEEFQKLLIACGASLTYATKEWVNNHYKWIVWKLASLERCYPTKAAGKFLTVANVLDELKYRYDREVNNGHRSAIKKILEGNALPSLMMVLCISAIYSHPDVNKLEAVGTDGNENSIENKSLLAAKRNMPAHIELTDGWYALEASLDVALSEQLQKRKLFIGQKLRIWGASLCGWTGPVSFHEASGTVKLMVHVNGSYRARWDDPLGFCKHVGPPLAFKCIKASGGRVPRTLVGVARIYPVLYKERLPDGSSIVRSERMERKALQLYHQRVSKIAEDIMSEQDENCASTDDSEEGAKICKMLEQAAEPEVMMAGLTSEQMISFSSYQAKQKEARQNEVAKKVESALEVAGLSSRDVTPFLKVRVTSLAHKISATNTIKKEGLITIWNPTEKQKADLVEGQVYIATGLLPSAHCTNILYLHARGSSTMWKPLASAQAADFQPFFTPRKAVELSLIGEVPLASLSCSEFDIAGVVLHVGDVYLCSNQKRQWLFLTDGSKFISASQSTEQDDCLLAVSFSCSSASDDGAFFSYALSGNTVGFSNLVKRQKDQTRRIWVAEATQSSTYTLSHEISKKSHLKEAAACAEKWASSSFDKIQQLKERVLCIIGDSGG, from the exons ATGGCCGACCTCTTCGTGCAAG CGCGGAACACGCTGCTCGAAGGTGATGGGATGTCCGGAGCAACTGTCGATGCAGGAGAGGGTCAGCTGTTCTGCACTGGATCGGGGAGGTCAGTGTCTGTCAGCGAGAGGGCTATAAGGAGGGCCAGGGCGTTGGTCGGGGAGGGGGTGGAGAAGGCTGGTAACAAGAGAA AGCAACCTTTTGACGACGTACCTGGTGCAGAGGGCGAATCGAGAGAAATGGACGCCCCATTTAGAG GTGGAGTGCATAACACTACCGTGCCCCCAGTGTTCCAAACTGGATCCGGAAAAGCGGTTTTGCTGGGCAAGGACTCGATCCAGAAGGCAAGAGCTATTTTAGGAG AGCAACCGTTTGACCATGTACCTGATGCAGAGGGCGAATTGAGTGAAATGGACGCCCCATTTAGAG GTGGAGTGTATAACACTACCATGCCCCCAGTGTTCCAAACTGGATCAGGAAAAGCGGTCTTACTGGGCAAGGACTCAATCCAGAAGGCAAGAGTTCTTTTAGAAG ATGTTGATAGTGCTGCTGGTGCCGTACAACCAATGTTCCGTACTGGAATGGGTAGGCCGGTTCCTGTGAGCCGGACCTCTATTGATAAGGCAAGAGCTGTTTTGGAGGGACAAACAGTTGCAGAAAAAG GTGTGGACGGCATGGAACAGTTTCCATTGTTCCAAACTGGTTCAGGAAGAGTTGTCTCAGTCAGTGCGGCATCTGTTCAGAAAGCTAAGTCTGTTTTGAAGGATAATAATACAAGCGAGG AGAGTTTTGGTAGGCCTAACCAGCCTATGATGTTCCAAACTGGTTTAGGAAGACCAGCCATGATCAGCGAAAGATCCATTGAGAGATCTAGAGCTGTGGCGAATGAGGGAGATGCGGAAAAGAGCG GACACTGGGATACTGATTGCCAGTTCCCAATGTTCCAAACAGGATTAGGGAAGCCTGTTGCTGTGAGCTGGAGCTCAGTTCAGAAGGCAAAGTCAGTATTggaggaagaaaaaaataaaacaactG GACGTGGAGAAAGCAGTGATTGTGCCACAACTCTTCAGACTGAAACACCAACGTCTGTTTTGATGAGTAGCAGTTTGATCATGAATAGTAGAAGTGTTACACCGAAGGAAGATAGTGCAATGCAAG TCACTCGAACAGAGAAAAATCACAAGGATGATGACCACGTGCCATTGTTTCAAACTGGACTAGGGAGGTCAATTGCTATAAGTAAGAGCTCACTTAAGAGGGCATCTGCAGTTCTGGAGCCAAGGAATATTGCAAAGGAATTGGAAG ATGAAGCTCATTTAGATGGTGCCCATGACACTCCAGTGTTCAGAACTGGATTAGGAAGGTCTATCTTAGCAAGTGAGAACTCTAGAAAGGAATTGCCTATCTTAGAGGCTGAAGAAGCAGTAAAAAGTG TAAACAATTACAACGGGGAAACCTTTGTTGAAGAGGCAACGTTCCAAGCTGGAATACAAAAGTTTGTACCCCAAAATAGAATTTCAAGCCATAAGGCCAATATGCTTTTGGAGCAACGAAACTTCATGGAGAAAG GATACCAAGACTCTGGAAGTCAACTGCCAATGTTTCGAACCGGATCTGGAAAGTCGGTCTTGATTAGTGAAAGCTCAGTACAGAAAGCAAGGGCTGTTCTGGAGGAACAAGGCATAAACAAAG ATAATCATAAGCTCCTTAACATGGACAAAAAAATTCCTGTGTTTGCGTCACCTCTCAAGACAAGCTGTGCAAGAACAGTAAATATATCTTCAGTTGGCGTGTCTCGAGCTGCTACTTTGTTGGGCTTGGAGGGGAATACCCTATCGACACAATTTTTTGGACATGTGGGGGATAAGCTGGGCACAAAAATAAATTTTGAGCAGGAAAATCCAGAACAGAGGCTTGGTCTTGCATCTTATCCAACAGAAAACCAAGTGCACAAGGAACCACACCGGCCATTTGAGCTTTCTAATAACACAGTTTCTGATTCTGGTGAGCATTCTATCAGATTCAGTACCGCCGGAGGCAGATCAATGGCTATTTCTAGTTATGCACTTGAACGCGCAAAAAGCCTTCTGGGTGAATCAGATCTCGTGGTTTCAACAAATAATTTAGTAAGCTACCCTTTGGGATCTGCTTGTAATGATAAGATGCAAAATTCAACTGTTGCGCCAAAAGAAGGCGGATCTGATTTATCAAAAAGAAGAAGGGTCAGTGGAAGAACCGAACTTGCAACATTTTCCCACCAGGCAATGTCTGATAGGAAGGACACTGGATCCTTGGGAAATGCTGTATCTGATATCCATCCGACTAGTGAAAACACCAATAGGTTTCATGTTGGGAGTCGTTCAACCAGTGAAATTCCAAAGATCGTGAAACCTTCTTCCAGGTGTTTATCTGAAACTGACAACACAAATGACACTAAAGATAAGACCCGACAACTCCATATGCCAGCTGGAGCGTTGGTTGACATCAGTAACTTCATGGGTTCATATTCTGGAAATATTGACCATGTTGTTAATGAGAAGAGAAGAATTGGGGGAAGAAACTCCGCATCTTCCTTTAAACGGCCCCGCTCTTCCAG GTTCATCACGCCTATAAGCACCAACAGACAGTCCTCTGCTG GAGTACCCAAACTACCACCAACTCAGATCACTTCCTGTCGAACAAAGCTGTCTGCATATTATCCTTTTCAACATAAAAGGAAAATTTGGAAAGAGTATTTCGGTGGTCCTCCCTGCTTCAATTGTTTG GCGGAACATATAATAGATGAAGTGAAGCTCATGGATGCAAAAGGAGCTGAGAAGTACAAGTTTCACAATATGAATACTGGTGCTGAAGAATTTCAGAAGTTGCTGATTGCCTGTGGGGCTTCATTGACATATGCAACTAAAGA ATGGGTGAACAATCACTATAAATGGATCGTATGGAAACTTGCTTCACTTGAGAGATGCTATCCAACTAAAGCTGCTGGCAAATTCTTGACAGTTGCTAATGTTTTAGACGAGCTGAAGTACAG GTATGACAGAGAAGTGAACAATGGCCATCGATCAGCCATAAAGAAAATTTTAGAAGGAAATGCTTTGCCATCTTTGATGATGGTGCTGTGCATTTCAGCTATTTATTCCCATCCTGATGTAAATAAGTTAGAGGCTGTCGGGACAGATGGAAATGAAAACAGTATCGAAAATAAAAGTTTGTTAGCTGCTAAAAGAAACATGCCTGCACACATTGAATTAACTGATGGATG GTATGCACTAGAAGCGTCATTAGACGTGGCACTTTCAGAACAACTACAGAAAAGAAAGCTTTTTATAGGACAAAAGCTTCGG ATATGGGGAGCTTCTTTGTGTGGTTGGACTGGGCCTGTGTCATTTCATGAG GCATCTGGCACCGTCAAATTGATGGTCCATGTGAATGGCAGTTATCGTGCAAGATGGGATGATCCTTTGGGATTCT GCAAGCATGTTGGACCCCCACTGGCATTCAAGTGCATAAAAGCTTCTGGTGGCCGAGTCCCTAGGACACTGGTAGGAGTTGCAAGAATATATCCTGTTTTGTACAAGGAGAG GTTGCCTGATGGTAGTTCTATTGTGAGATCTGAAAGGATGGAAAGAAAGGCGCTACAACTGTATCACCAGAG AGTATCTAAGATCGCAGAAGACATTATGTCTGAACAAGATGAAAACTGTGCCAGCACTGATGACAGCGAGGAAGGGGCGAAAATTTGCAAAATGTTAGAGCAGGCGGCTGAGCCTGAAGTTATGATGGCTGGCTTGACCTCAGAGCAGATGATATCTTTCTCATCTTATCAAGCAAAGCAAAAG GAAGCTAGGCAAAACGAAGTAGCTAAGAAGGTGGAAAGTGCTCTGGAAGTTGCTGGCCTTAGTTCAAGAGATGTTACGCCATTTTTGAAAGTGAGGGTGACGAGCCTTGCTCACAAAATCTCTGCTACAAATACCATCAAAAAGGAAGGGCTAATAACAATTTGGAACCCTACTGAGAAGCAG AAAGCTGACCTGGTGGAGGGACAAGTCTACATCGCCACAGGATTGCTGCCTTCTGCCCACTGTACGAATATTCTTTACTTGCATGCTAGAGGATCATCTACAATGTGGAAGCCATTAGCATCGGCACAGGCTGCAGATTTTCA ACCATTTTTTACCCCACGTAAGGCGGTTGAGCTGTCATTGATTGGTGAGGTACCACTTGCAAG TCTTTCTTGCAGTGAATTTGACATTGCAGGTGTTGTTTTGCATGTCGGCGATGTTTACTTATGCAGCAACCAGAAAAGGCAGTGGCTCTTTTTGACAGATGGATCTAAATTTATCTCGGCATCGCAGTCCACAGAGCAAGATGATTGTCTTCTAGCAGTTAGCTTTTCTTGCTCATCTGCCAGCGATGATGGTGCCTTTTTCAGTTATGCCCTTTCTGGAAATACA GTTGGTTTCAGTAACTTGGTCAAGCGACAGAAGGACCAGACAAGGCGCATATGGGTAGCCGAGGCAACACAGAGCTCTACATACACTCTTTCCCATGAGATATCAAAAAAATCGCATCTTAAGGAAGCTGCAGCATGTGCTGAGAAATGGGCTTCAAGTTCTTTTGAT AAAATCCAGCAGCTAAAGGAAAGAGTTTTATGCATAATTGGTGATAGCGGTGGCTGA